The genomic segment GAAATGCGGGAAGCCGCCCGCCATCTGGAGTTCGAAAAGGCGGCGGAGCTGCGGGATGCGATCATCGAATTGCGGCTGGAGCTCCAGGGACTCGACAGGCGCCTGGTGCCCGTAGGGGAAGTGGTGGGGGAGTAGATCAGGCCCACACCTTCGAAAGGTCTACGACCAGTCCCGGAAAAATTTCCGGTTTAAAGAGTTCGTTACCGGTGACCCGGCTGACCAGGGTGTAGGCCCCTTCCTCCAGGCGGTACTCTTCCACCGTGGTGGTGTCGGGGTCAACCAGCCAGTAATAGCACACCCCGTAAAGGGCGTATACGTGGGCTTTGGTGATCCTGTCCCTGCGGGAAGTATTGGGGGAAAGGATTTCCACTACCAGGTCGGGGGCACCGGCAATGTTTTTCTCGGTTATAATTTCCGCCCTGGCGTGGGAGACAAAAATGAGGTCCGGTTGGGCA from the Desulfofundulus luciae genome contains:
- a CDS encoding Uma2 family endonuclease, translated to MSIPTPPAGKIILTYEDYLDLPDDGNRYEILEGVLHMTPSPTTRHQRVSRNLQRIVDAYVLEHNLGEVFDAPLDVIFSNISIAQPDLIFVSHARAEIITEKNIAGAPDLVVEILSPNTSRRDRITKAHVYALYGVCYYWLVDPDTTTVEEYRLEEGAYTLVSRVTGNELFKPEIFPGLVVDLSKVWA